One part of the Teredinibacter purpureus genome encodes these proteins:
- a CDS encoding response regulator → MPYKSLIYSVASILLTLSSISVFASTPIEIPFSNTHTKIENHLLYRIDNPYNLKELDAFVDSKDWASYSEMSEQKHDRKKAIWLKVDLSPKEHTHPHNLLLVVESSYIDKIDIFLFSGNDNIVKRSAGANVPPEQRSIKNRYILQPLILEPSQSYSLLIRTTGAFVSELIDTTAIWVPEHYYLTKHTQQALNFGWQAGVLGILALLHAIAVFTYRKSLWLYSFTFIFSALTVLAFRDGYVFTLFNISAGKWAYKGIWAFMIIHSIAAIMMSRRILCPSKAGPLLCSRVLMGAVVLNLLAIPPILITTYEGISQIGNILSGFNLIIFTLLLFFATYQCRKKKPGLGGYLIAWSVFTFTCWATSPFFHHGLNALPIHASNMVVVSIVAISIWLYLYAVGSTIRKHNSLLHTQEHIANHLNFISYLTNEVRAALNGVIGTSDILRGQLSPANQDLVSTIQRSGRRLHHLTNNIQDFTILGRYSVKAESSPFQLDRLLTRLTHENHGVNIELRYASNTIFNLIGDSTRWIHTFDTLMDCSTSTKSIKHIEIDVSMADVIDRNTAVLNIQWIATSNINYSPKLLEISSLGVISQNNNDQSSYGLQLALFLCKTFIQSMSGSFTPSYRTTENTLVFDIQCRVDIDAEENSRLRDEIKKIREHRIALLNDISTTPLSYISSKLVTAENGDESDLQLLDGEKLTANEIREFSSSSTYHNLMVLNHRGNNDPIQGQDNAIFVGPGTSVRDIVSLISRALSDKLKLIGKAKTLRALVVEDDNVCRQIMVAILEDKLSINVDCATDGLRGLEMSTKNEYDLIFLDCVLPLLNGIALTKKIREPLNPNFTKPIIAVTAHRKNEVEQELSEAGTTDIIYKPIDINTMTDLVDRLSANIRRS, encoded by the coding sequence ATGCCTTATAAGTCCCTTATCTATAGTGTAGCGTCTATTTTACTGACTCTATCCTCTATCAGTGTTTTTGCCAGCACCCCTATAGAGATTCCATTCTCTAATACGCACACCAAAATAGAAAACCACCTTCTATATCGAATAGACAACCCTTATAACCTAAAGGAATTAGACGCTTTCGTAGATTCGAAGGATTGGGCCTCTTACTCAGAGATGTCGGAGCAAAAACACGATCGTAAAAAGGCTATATGGCTAAAAGTAGATTTGTCTCCAAAAGAACATACGCACCCCCACAATTTACTCCTTGTCGTAGAGAGTTCCTACATAGACAAAATCGATATCTTTCTCTTTTCCGGTAATGACAACATTGTAAAGCGCTCCGCGGGTGCAAATGTTCCACCCGAACAAAGGTCAATTAAGAACCGCTATATTCTCCAGCCACTAATATTGGAGCCTTCTCAATCATACAGCTTGCTGATCAGGACTACAGGGGCATTTGTAAGTGAGCTTATTGATACAACAGCCATTTGGGTACCTGAGCATTACTATCTAACCAAACATACACAACAAGCACTCAATTTTGGCTGGCAGGCAGGAGTCCTCGGGATTTTAGCCCTACTGCATGCTATAGCCGTGTTTACTTACCGAAAGTCACTTTGGCTCTACAGCTTCACATTCATTTTTAGCGCGCTTACAGTGTTAGCGTTTAGAGATGGATATGTCTTTACGCTGTTTAATATATCCGCAGGAAAATGGGCTTATAAGGGGATTTGGGCGTTTATGATCATCCACTCCATAGCTGCAATCATGATGTCCAGACGGATACTTTGCCCCTCGAAAGCGGGACCACTTTTATGCAGCAGAGTACTAATGGGTGCTGTTGTTTTGAACTTACTGGCCATTCCCCCAATTTTGATAACTACCTATGAGGGAATATCTCAAATTGGGAATATCCTCTCGGGGTTTAACCTTATTATTTTTACTTTGTTACTATTTTTTGCGACCTACCAGTGCAGAAAAAAGAAACCTGGATTAGGAGGGTACCTAATTGCTTGGAGTGTATTCACCTTTACATGTTGGGCCACATCTCCGTTTTTCCATCACGGGCTTAATGCTCTCCCAATACATGCATCAAACATGGTTGTTGTAAGCATTGTGGCTATTTCAATTTGGCTCTACTTATATGCTGTTGGGTCCACTATTAGAAAGCACAATTCCTTACTACATACTCAAGAGCATATCGCTAATCACCTGAATTTCATTTCATACCTTACCAACGAGGTTCGCGCCGCCCTAAACGGGGTAATAGGAACTTCTGACATCCTAAGAGGGCAACTGTCGCCGGCCAACCAGGACTTGGTATCCACCATCCAGCGCTCCGGAAGAAGACTTCACCACCTAACTAACAATATTCAGGATTTCACAATACTCGGGCGATACAGTGTTAAGGCTGAAAGCTCTCCATTTCAATTAGACAGACTACTTACTCGGCTTACACATGAAAATCACGGCGTGAACATAGAGCTTCGTTACGCCAGTAACACAATTTTTAATCTTATTGGCGACTCAACTAGATGGATACATACGTTCGACACATTGATGGACTGTTCTACCTCTACCAAGAGTATTAAGCATATCGAGATAGACGTATCCATGGCCGATGTTATCGATCGCAATACAGCCGTTCTAAATATTCAATGGATAGCCACGTCCAATATTAATTATTCACCTAAGCTACTCGAGATCTCATCACTTGGTGTGATTTCTCAGAACAATAATGACCAAAGCAGTTATGGGCTCCAGTTAGCGCTATTTCTCTGCAAAACCTTTATCCAGTCAATGTCCGGATCATTCACTCCTAGCTATCGAACAACGGAGAACACACTAGTATTCGATATTCAATGTAGGGTAGATATCGATGCCGAAGAGAATTCGCGCCTTCGCGATGAGATAAAGAAAATTAGGGAGCACCGCATTGCTTTATTGAATGATATTTCGACTACTCCACTTTCGTACATATCCAGTAAATTGGTGACCGCAGAAAATGGTGATGAATCTGACTTGCAGTTACTTGATGGCGAGAAGCTCACGGCCAATGAAATCCGGGAGTTTTCCTCTAGCTCAACTTACCATAATCTAATGGTGTTAAACCATCGAGGCAATAATGATCCTATTCAGGGTCAGGATAATGCTATTTTCGTTGGGCCCGGCACTTCCGTTCGAGATATAGTCTCGCTTATTTCTAGAGCGCTTTCTGACAAGCTCAAGCTAATTGGCAAGGCAAAAACTCTGCGCGCCCTAGTAGTTGAAGACGATAACGTCTGCCGGCAGATCATGGTAGCTATCCTCGAAGACAAACTTTCTATAAATGTGGATTGTGCTACAGATGGGCTCCGCGGCTTAGAGATGTCTACGAAGAATGAATACGACCTGATTTTCTTAGATTGCGTGTTGCCACTGCTTAACGGTATAGCGTTGACGAAAAAGATACGGGAGCCTTTAAATCCCAATTTCACTAAACCAATCATCGCCGTCACTGCACATAGGAAAAATGAAGTTGAACAAGAACTTTCAGAGGCGGGCACGACTGATATTATCTATAAACCAATAGACATAAACACTATGACGGATCTTGTGGACAGGCTATCCGCAAATATTCGAAGGTCCTAG
- a CDS encoding HNH endonuclease, translating into MKLVAFLFLTIPTLAIAHGGSVDNNGGHNDHKNGGYHCHRASCAEQFKRSDAAVEEATNAERNFSYIYRREDWKHWSDVDNDCMNTRHEVLKDQADGQIKLSPDGCYVSMGVWNDPFSGKTFTRASDLDVDHIIPLKWANDHGGGEWPKAKKEEFANDPINLLAVDDGLNKSKGAKGPNEWMPPNYAFRCEYLRLWLDVLTKYSELQMASSEKRVFDRQLGACKY; encoded by the coding sequence GTGAAATTGGTAGCCTTTTTATTTCTAACCATCCCCACGCTTGCAATAGCGCACGGCGGTAGTGTAGATAATAATGGTGGCCATAATGACCATAAAAATGGTGGATATCACTGTCATCGCGCGTCCTGTGCTGAACAGTTTAAAAGATCAGATGCGGCGGTTGAAGAAGCTACCAATGCAGAACGTAATTTTTCGTATATATACAGAAGGGAAGACTGGAAGCATTGGTCAGACGTGGACAACGACTGTATGAATACACGACACGAAGTTCTTAAAGATCAAGCTGATGGACAAATTAAACTGTCGCCAGACGGCTGTTATGTTTCTATGGGTGTATGGAATGATCCTTTTAGCGGCAAGACGTTTACTCGCGCTAGTGACCTAGACGTCGATCATATTATTCCGTTGAAATGGGCTAATGATCATGGAGGCGGCGAGTGGCCGAAAGCGAAAAAAGAAGAGTTTGCAAACGATCCGATCAATTTACTTGCTGTCGACGATGGTCTAAACAAATCTAAGGGAGCCAAAGGCCCAAATGAATGGATGCCGCCTAACTATGCATTTAGGTGCGAATATCTCAGGCTTTGGCTTGATGTTTTAACAAAGTACTCAGAGTTGCAGATGGCAAGCTCAGAAAAGCGAGTGTTTGATCGTCAATTAGGTGCCTGTAAATATTAA
- a CDS encoding recombination-associated protein RdgC, translating into MHGRWFKSVICMRYTSKEEVSQAKWEGKLKKLQHRPIKPAQRDSVGFSSVFGYLSPEMMSHELQHFLFISLTIEEKKLPKNKVKRAVEIKIREMEKKEDKTLSKEEKASIKDHVESEMLKDIVADESYINAFLDTKNDLIFIDAGSDAKAKRLNEFLSKVDDGFEASDYFQASLHVYLTNWLYKPGECMPSDVHLNDEATLKHDKEKSQAVFSKQDLESEEIITLINHDKTVVQVSLVYQHKLAFKLNAKGQLKKLRATDLLKGEIEKPENITSIIQEYEADWIMMANQLMKLYQWFEKVFEVNNDGNNSNNGRDQKQESAVATLSKSDLEKESIEQMSSLKSA; encoded by the coding sequence ATGCACGGCCGATGGTTTAAAAGCGTAATCTGTATGCGTTACACATCAAAAGAAGAAGTATCTCAAGCAAAATGGGAGGGCAAGCTAAAAAAGCTACAGCATCGCCCAATCAAACCGGCACAGCGGGATTCTGTTGGTTTTTCTTCTGTCTTTGGATATTTATCGCCAGAAATGATGAGTCACGAGCTCCAACATTTTTTGTTCATTTCATTGACCATCGAAGAAAAAAAGCTACCTAAAAATAAAGTCAAACGTGCTGTAGAGATTAAGATTCGAGAAATGGAGAAAAAGGAAGATAAGACCTTATCCAAAGAGGAAAAAGCATCGATTAAGGACCATGTTGAATCCGAAATGCTAAAGGACATCGTTGCCGATGAATCGTATATCAACGCTTTTCTAGACACGAAAAATGACCTCATCTTTATCGACGCCGGTAGTGACGCAAAGGCAAAAAGACTCAATGAGTTCCTATCAAAGGTCGATGACGGTTTTGAAGCTAGCGACTATTTCCAGGCGTCGCTACATGTCTATTTAACAAATTGGCTATATAAACCTGGTGAATGCATGCCTAGTGATGTCCATCTTAACGACGAAGCTACTCTTAAGCATGATAAAGAAAAGTCTCAGGCCGTTTTTTCAAAGCAGGACCTTGAGAGTGAAGAAATAATAACGCTCATCAATCACGATAAAACCGTAGTTCAAGTTTCTCTTGTCTATCAACACAAGCTTGCCTTTAAGCTCAATGCCAAAGGGCAATTAAAAAAATTAAGAGCTACAGACCTACTCAAAGGTGAAATAGAAAAACCTGAGAATATTACATCCATTATTCAGGAGTACGAAGCCGATTGGATAATGATGGCCAATCAGCTTATGAAGCTCTACCAATGGTTTGAGAAGGTTTTTGAAGTTAACAACGATGGCAATAATTCCAATAATGGCCGCGACCAAAAACAAGAGTCCGCGGTCGCCACTCTTTCTAAGTCAGATCTAGAAAAAGAGAGCATCGAGCAAATGAGCAGTTTGAAATCAGCTTAA
- a CDS encoding thermonuclease family protein has protein sequence MKSLLFFIAASFFTIYAQAQDSYVDLRSPNISGKVIDVPAPNVLQVRTKKDGEYKTFFVEIIHVDFGDQKNLSCRSHKKNSSVLHKQGFRTTEYINPDIKKACAQMDGWLDGKDVHIEITEWSQPITKGFIFVGSTNINYELIARGWYRADYTQSRDASLVLLEKQARCQRVGIWGSKMGIPEEDMKCQD, from the coding sequence ATGAAATCTCTTCTATTTTTTATAGCCGCCTCTTTCTTCACTATCTATGCGCAAGCTCAAGATAGTTATGTAGATCTCCGCTCTCCCAATATTAGCGGTAAGGTCATAGACGTCCCGGCGCCAAATGTACTTCAAGTGAGGACAAAAAAAGACGGCGAATATAAGACATTCTTTGTCGAAATTATCCATGTGGATTTTGGAGATCAAAAGAATCTTAGTTGTCGGTCCCATAAGAAAAATTCTTCTGTTCTGCATAAGCAAGGCTTTCGAACTACTGAATACATCAACCCGGATATCAAGAAGGCCTGCGCCCAAATGGACGGATGGCTCGATGGTAAAGATGTTCACATTGAAATTACGGAGTGGTCCCAGCCAATAACCAAAGGATTTATTTTCGTTGGATCCACCAATATTAATTATGAGCTTATTGCGCGCGGATGGTACCGAGCTGATTACACGCAATCACGTGACGCCTCTCTGGTTCTGTTAGAAAAACAGGCTCGATGTCAACGTGTCGGGATCTGGGGGTCGAAAATGGGCATACCAGAAGAAGATATGAAGTGTCAGGATTAA
- a CDS encoding UDP-2,3-diacylglucosamine diphosphatase: MHYFISDTHFCESRPAHTQCFLSWCAATPQRGDTLMLLGDIFEVWVGDDVVTEVSNKTETALKDLVTRGITVYFMAGNRDFLVGKRFAARSGATLLPDPCLWKLPNGEKCLLTHGDIFCTHDKGYRRFRAITRNAFVQWCFRRLPRSLRLNIADSMRMASQKSQANKTSTLLDASERLVDDTFERHPEAGLIIMGHTHRPKIHSSNNLRIRAVLGDWGDDMWIGVASNSTRFELCRKGITDGKLECVQSI; encoded by the coding sequence ATGCACTACTTCATTTCAGATACTCATTTCTGCGAGTCACGGCCGGCACATACTCAGTGCTTCCTGTCTTGGTGTGCGGCTACCCCGCAGCGAGGTGACACCTTGATGTTACTTGGAGACATCTTCGAGGTTTGGGTGGGTGATGATGTGGTTACTGAAGTGTCGAATAAGACGGAAACTGCACTAAAAGACCTCGTAACTCGTGGAATAACCGTATATTTCATGGCTGGGAACCGCGACTTTCTCGTTGGAAAGCGGTTTGCGGCACGTTCGGGCGCTACCCTACTCCCAGATCCTTGCCTCTGGAAACTCCCCAACGGGGAAAAATGTTTACTTACTCATGGGGATATATTCTGTACCCACGACAAAGGCTATCGTCGATTTCGTGCGATCACTCGCAATGCGTTTGTACAGTGGTGCTTTCGGCGCCTGCCGCGATCGCTGAGACTGAACATTGCCGATTCAATGAGGATGGCAAGCCAAAAAAGCCAGGCCAATAAGACTTCTACCCTGCTCGATGCTTCTGAAAGATTAGTGGATGATACATTTGAGCGTCACCCTGAGGCAGGGCTGATTATCATGGGTCACACACACCGCCCTAAAATTCATTCAAGCAATAATCTTCGTATACGTGCGGTCTTGGGAGACTGGGGAGATGACATGTGGATAGGGGTTGCGTCAAACTCAACCCGTTTTGAACTGTGCCGAAAGGGAATAACCGACGGGAAGCTTGAATGCGTTCAGTCCATTTAA
- a CDS encoding helix-turn-helix domain-containing protein, translated as MATDNILIKTRQYLQDTIGSGTIAEPKLWTNADHLPFFLQSSYQYYELDLFNHSCLLMSNTQEGETPAVVRKHWLAVSKHYKGDVIYLVEVVSSYNRKRLIEHRVPFLIPGNQLYIPMLGLDLREYFKPSKLAEKTKLSGPAQAVILREILRNDCSGLPAKELANILGYTPMTITRAINELTDRELMDVGRSINLSNICGINDNIKTNPVTPNKYI; from the coding sequence ATGGCTACGGACAATATTCTCATAAAAACTAGGCAGTATCTGCAGGACACAATAGGCTCTGGCACCATTGCAGAACCTAAGCTGTGGACGAACGCTGACCACCTACCGTTTTTCCTACAGAGCTCCTATCAGTACTATGAGCTGGACCTGTTTAATCATTCTTGCTTGCTGATGAGCAATACGCAAGAGGGTGAAACTCCAGCGGTAGTACGTAAGCATTGGCTTGCTGTGAGCAAACACTATAAGGGTGACGTGATCTATCTGGTTGAAGTGGTTAGCTCCTATAACCGCAAGAGACTAATAGAGCATAGGGTTCCGTTCCTAATACCGGGGAATCAGCTTTACATTCCAATGCTAGGTCTCGATCTGCGTGAATACTTCAAGCCTTCCAAGCTCGCCGAAAAAACAAAATTGAGCGGACCTGCGCAAGCAGTGATACTTAGAGAGATTCTACGCAATGATTGCTCGGGTTTACCGGCCAAAGAACTCGCCAATATATTAGGTTACACTCCAATGACGATCACTCGAGCGATCAATGAGCTAACTGACCGAGAATTGATGGATGTAGGAAGATCTATTAACCTAAGTAATATATGCGGAATTAATGATAATATAAAAACTAATCCCGTAACGCCAAACAAGTACATCTGA
- a CDS encoding site-specific integrase, whose product MREKRYFPAPRGEDGAPAFTKPHLKHAVMVAKGSGRTPERDAALILCSATTGLRVSEIANIEVRHIIAEDGSYLLEGWIPGEFTKSGRSGAIFPRNKKFQEALDNYFEYRLKKKHMITDDLNKYKGLKPNSKVFLTETGRRFAMSIKKRTKGEGKNKVTTEYKACDVLERAFKRFYKRAFGEDTDYSSHSGRKYFANELANILDRKAEEHEFYDDIVELMRSQNLTSIQPYLMPTKAEVINASKKMY is encoded by the coding sequence ATGAGAGAAAAGCGGTATTTTCCCGCACCACGAGGTGAAGATGGCGCGCCAGCCTTCACAAAACCACATCTAAAGCATGCAGTTATGGTTGCTAAAGGTTCAGGTCGAACACCAGAAAGAGACGCAGCATTGATATTGTGCTCTGCAACGACAGGGTTACGCGTTTCCGAAATCGCAAATATTGAAGTGAGGCACATAATTGCGGAAGATGGATCATATTTATTAGAGGGTTGGATACCTGGTGAATTCACCAAATCTGGAAGATCAGGAGCAATCTTTCCGAGAAACAAAAAGTTTCAAGAGGCGCTTGATAATTACTTCGAGTATCGGCTTAAAAAGAAACATATGATTACTGATGATTTAAATAAATATAAAGGCCTAAAACCTAATAGTAAGGTGTTTTTGACGGAAACCGGAAGAAGGTTTGCGATGAGCATTAAGAAGAGGACTAAAGGGGAAGGCAAGAACAAGGTAACGACTGAATACAAGGCATGTGATGTTTTGGAGAGAGCTTTTAAGCGATTTTACAAAAGAGCATTTGGTGAGGACACTGACTACAGTTCACATAGTGGGCGGAAATACTTTGCCAACGAACTAGCAAATATTCTTGATAGGAAGGCTGAAGAGCATGAATTCTATGATGATATTGTAGAGCTAATGCGTAGCCAGAATTTAACATCTATTCAGCCCTATTTGATGCCAACCAAAGCTGAGGTTATTAACGCTTCTAAGAAAATGTATTAG
- a CDS encoding HNH endonuclease: MTLIETVQPTLDKVYKRLAKEGLRDLTLLEYDRYLNASLWGKIKKWVFERDQRTCKICTANGKRIEMDVHHRSYDLEVLEGKNEKMLVTLCRRCHNLVEKYPDGRKRYDLDEKDFEYLRLIDVHSIMLKEGIPLRLESKVTKQYQQISLLHDPREALLFRTLDSCLEEYQRFPISSYFVGIFLTLLINSYTYRN, translated from the coding sequence GTGACACTGATAGAAACAGTCCAGCCAACCCTTGATAAGGTGTATAAACGTTTGGCAAAGGAGGGGCTGCGTGATTTAACGTTACTTGAGTATGATCGCTATCTTAATGCATCGCTCTGGGGGAAAATAAAAAAGTGGGTTTTTGAGCGCGATCAGCGGACATGCAAAATATGCACAGCGAACGGTAAGCGTATCGAAATGGACGTCCATCATCGTAGCTATGATTTGGAGGTCCTAGAGGGTAAGAACGAAAAGATGTTGGTTACGCTGTGCCGGCGGTGCCATAACCTTGTAGAAAAATACCCTGATGGCCGTAAGCGCTATGATTTGGATGAAAAGGATTTCGAATATCTGCGCTTAATAGATGTTCATTCGATTATGCTTAAAGAAGGGATTCCGCTGAGGCTTGAGTCCAAAGTTACAAAACAGTATCAACAAATATCCTTGTTACACGATCCACGTGAAGCGTTGTTGTTTAGGACGTTGGATTCCTGCTTAGAGGAGTATCAGCGATTTCCGATAAGTTCATATTTCGTGGGTATTTTCTTGACCTTATTGATCAATTCCTATACATATAGGAATTGA